A genomic segment from Nocardia cyriacigeorgica GUH-2 encodes:
- the nrdE gene encoding class 1b ribonucleoside-diphosphate reductase subunit alpha, whose amino-acid sequence MLNLYGPNGEIQFDKDREAAHQYFLQHVNQNTVFFHNLDEKLDYLIEENYYEREVLDKYSREFIKRLFQQAYAKKFRFPTFLGAFKYYTSYTLKTFDGKRYLERFEDRVCMVALTLADGDEQLARELVEEIIDGRFQPATPTFLNSGKKQRGEPVSCFLLRIEDNMESIGRSINSALQLSKRGGGVALLLSNIREHGAPIKKIENQSSGVIPIMKLLEDSFSYANQLGARQGAGAVYLHAHHPDIYRFLDTKRENADEKIRIKTLSLGVVIPDITFELAKKNEDMYLFSPYDVERIYGKPFADIDVTEKYYEMVDDKRIRKSKIKAREFFQTIAELQFESGYPYIMFEDTVNRANPIAGKITHSNLCSEILQVSTPSEFNDDLSYSKVGKDISCNLGSLNIAKTMDSPDFAKTIETAIRALTAVSDQTHIYSVPSIEQGNNQSHAIGLGQMNLHGFLARERIHYGSEEGIDFTNIYFYTVVYHAIRASNRIAIERGSYFGGFPESKYASGEYFDKYTDQVWEPKTDRVRQLFADAGVHIPTQDDWRELKASVMEHGIYNQNLQAVPPTGSISYINHSTSSIHPVASKIEIRKEGKIGRVYYPAPYMTNDNLEYYEDAYEIGYEKIIDTYAAATQHVDQGLSLTLFFKDTATTRDLNRAQIYAWRKGIKTLYYIRLRQMALEGTEVEGCVSCML is encoded by the coding sequence ATGCTGAACCTGTACGGCCCGAACGGCGAGATCCAGTTCGACAAGGACCGCGAGGCGGCTCACCAGTACTTCCTCCAGCACGTCAATCAGAACACCGTCTTCTTCCACAACCTGGACGAGAAGCTGGACTATCTGATCGAGGAGAACTACTACGAGCGCGAGGTACTGGACAAGTACAGCCGCGAGTTCATCAAGAGACTGTTCCAGCAGGCCTACGCCAAGAAGTTCCGGTTCCCGACCTTCCTCGGCGCGTTCAAGTACTACACCTCCTACACGCTCAAGACCTTCGACGGTAAGCGCTACCTGGAGCGTTTCGAGGACCGCGTATGCATGGTCGCGCTGACCCTGGCCGACGGCGACGAGCAGCTGGCCCGCGAACTGGTCGAGGAGATCATCGACGGCCGCTTCCAGCCGGCCACCCCCACCTTCCTCAACTCGGGCAAGAAGCAGCGCGGCGAGCCGGTCTCGTGCTTCCTGCTGCGCATCGAGGACAACATGGAGTCCATCGGGCGCTCCATCAACTCCGCCCTGCAGCTGTCCAAGCGCGGCGGCGGTGTGGCGTTGCTGCTCAGCAATATCCGTGAGCACGGCGCGCCGATCAAGAAGATCGAGAACCAGTCCTCCGGCGTCATCCCGATCATGAAGCTGCTCGAGGACTCCTTCTCCTACGCCAACCAGCTCGGCGCGCGGCAGGGCGCGGGCGCGGTGTACCTGCACGCGCACCACCCCGACATCTACCGCTTCCTCGACACCAAGCGGGAGAACGCGGACGAGAAGATCCGCATCAAGACCCTCTCGCTCGGTGTGGTGATCCCCGACATCACCTTCGAACTGGCGAAGAAGAACGAGGACATGTACCTGTTCTCGCCATACGACGTGGAGCGCATCTACGGCAAGCCGTTCGCCGATATCGACGTCACCGAGAAGTACTACGAGATGGTCGACGACAAGCGCATCCGCAAGTCGAAGATCAAGGCGCGCGAGTTCTTCCAGACCATCGCCGAGCTGCAGTTCGAATCCGGCTACCCGTACATCATGTTCGAGGACACGGTGAACCGGGCCAACCCGATCGCCGGCAAGATCACCCACTCCAACCTGTGCTCGGAGATCCTGCAGGTCTCCACCCCGTCGGAGTTCAACGACGATCTGTCCTACTCGAAGGTCGGCAAGGACATCTCCTGCAACCTCGGCTCGCTCAATATCGCCAAGACGATGGACTCGCCGGACTTCGCCAAGACCATCGAGACCGCGATCCGCGCGTTGACGGCGGTGTCGGACCAGACCCACATCTACTCGGTGCCCTCCATCGAGCAGGGCAACAACCAGTCGCACGCGATCGGTCTCGGGCAGATGAACCTGCACGGTTTCCTGGCGCGCGAGCGCATCCACTACGGGTCCGAAGAAGGCATCGACTTCACCAACATCTACTTCTACACCGTGGTCTACCACGCGATCCGGGCGTCGAACCGGATCGCCATCGAGCGCGGCAGCTACTTCGGCGGCTTCCCGGAATCGAAGTACGCCAGCGGCGAGTACTTCGACAAGTACACCGACCAGGTGTGGGAGCCCAAGACCGATCGGGTGCGTCAGCTGTTCGCCGACGCCGGCGTGCACATCCCCACCCAGGACGACTGGCGTGAGCTGAAGGCCTCGGTCATGGAGCACGGCATCTACAACCAGAACCTGCAGGCCGTGCCGCCCACCGGCTCGATCTCCTACATCAACCACTCCACCAGCTCGATCCACCCGGTGGCGTCGAAGATCGAGATCCGCAAGGAAGGCAAGATCGGGCGCGTCTATTACCCGGCGCCCTACATGACCAACGACAACCTCGAGTACTACGAGGACGCCTACGAAATCGGCTACGAGAAGATCATCGACACCTACGCCGCGGCCACCCAGCACGTGGACCAGGGCCTGTCGCTGACGCTGTTCTTCAAGGACACCGCCACGACGCGTGATCTCAACCGCGCCCAGATCTACGCCTGGCGCAAGGGCATCAAGACTCTGTACTACATCCGCCTGCGGCAGATGGCGCTGGAAGGCACCGAGGTGGAGGGTTGCGTCAGCTGCATGTTGTAG
- the nrdI gene encoding class Ib ribonucleoside-diphosphate reductase assembly flavoprotein NrdI, which translates to MAESSDSSGNALVYFSSASENTHRFVEKLGLPATRIPLHTADSLRVDEPYVLIVPTYGGGRHVLGGNRSDKDFVPRQVAKFLNDPHNRALLRGVIAAGNTNFGETFCYAGEVISRKCGVPYLYRFELMGTAEDVERVREGLGLFWQQQRQHRPVRRPA; encoded by the coding sequence ATGGCCGAGTCGTCCGACTCCTCGGGCAACGCGCTGGTCTACTTCTCCAGCGCGTCGGAGAACACACATCGTTTCGTCGAGAAGCTGGGTCTCCCGGCGACTCGCATACCACTGCACACCGCCGATTCGCTGCGCGTCGACGAACCCTACGTGCTGATCGTCCCCACCTACGGGGGCGGTCGGCACGTTCTCGGGGGGAACCGGTCCGATAAGGACTTCGTACCGCGGCAGGTCGCCAAGTTCCTCAACGATCCGCACAACCGTGCCCTGCTGCGCGGGGTCATCGCGGCCGGCAACACGAACTTCGGCGAGACCTTCTGCTATGCGGGCGAGGTGATCTCGCGCAAATGCGGGGTGCCGTACCTGTATCGCTTCGAACTCATGGGAACCGCGGAGGACGTCGAGCGCGTCCGAGAGGGATTGGGATTGTTTTGGCAGCAACAACGACAGCACCGACCGGTAAGACGGCCCGCCTAG
- a CDS encoding redoxin NrdH has protein sequence MTITVYTKPACVQCNATYKALDKAGVDYEVIDISENAEARDYVMALGYLQAPVVVAGEEHWSGFRPDRIKSLAVAA, from the coding sequence ATGACCATCACCGTGTACACCAAGCCCGCTTGCGTCCAGTGCAATGCCACCTACAAGGCCCTCGACAAGGCCGGGGTGGACTACGAAGTCATCGACATCTCCGAGAACGCCGAGGCGCGTGACTACGTCATGGCGCTGGGCTACCTGCAGGCCCCCGTGGTCGTCGCGGGCGAGGAGCACTGGTCCGGTTTCCGGCCCGACCGCATCAAGTCGCTGGCCGTCGCGGCCTGA
- a CDS encoding NAD(P)H-dependent oxidoreductase, whose product MSQTRILTLVGSLRAGSINRQLAEAAVQIAPDGVEIAIHQGLAEIPFYNEDLDVEGSVPAAAQALRAAAAEADGLLLVTPEYNGTLSAVLKNAIDWLSRPYGAGAIKDKPVAVVSASISPNAARWAHGDTVKSVGIAGGRVVETAHLHFATIGERFGSAHPREDAEALTELSATITELVGAARDELVSA is encoded by the coding sequence ATGAGCCAGACCCGCATCCTCACCCTCGTCGGCAGCCTCCGCGCCGGCTCGATCAACCGCCAGCTCGCCGAGGCCGCGGTGCAGATCGCACCCGACGGCGTCGAGATCGCGATCCACCAGGGCCTCGCCGAGATCCCCTTCTACAACGAGGACCTCGACGTCGAGGGTTCGGTGCCTGCCGCCGCGCAGGCCCTGCGCGCCGCCGCGGCCGAGGCCGACGGCCTGCTGCTGGTGACCCCGGAGTACAACGGCACCCTGTCCGCCGTGCTGAAGAACGCGATCGACTGGCTGTCGCGGCCCTACGGCGCCGGCGCCATCAAGGACAAGCCGGTCGCCGTGGTGAGCGCCTCCATCAGTCCCAACGCGGCGCGCTGGGCGCACGGCGACACGGTCAAGTCGGTCGGGATCGCGGGCGGGCGCGTCGTGGAGACGGCGCATCTGCACTTCGCCACCATCGGCGAGCGGTTCGGTTCGGCGCATCCGCGCGAGGACGCCGAGGCGCTGACCGAACTGTCGGCCACCATCACCGAGCTGGTCGGCGCGGCGCGAGATGAGCTCGTATCGGCCTGA
- a CDS encoding TetR/AcrR family transcriptional regulator produces the protein MLSIGAPLPGTAEPTERADAARNRQLLLDAAQQLVREHGVDGLTMDAVAKRAGVGKGTVFRRFGNRTGLMLALLDHSERKFQEAFMFGPPPLGPGASAVERLVEFGRARLLDIEVEGELHRAAEMGPPGARYSGLPYNLLKTHVAMLLREAATPGDIPLLADSLLAALSAALVLHQIRAQGYTRDQIGDHWEGLVRRVAGPVPPVE, from the coding sequence CTGCTCAGCATCGGCGCGCCGTTACCCGGCACCGCCGAACCCACCGAGCGCGCCGACGCCGCCCGCAACCGTCAGCTGCTGCTCGACGCGGCCCAGCAGCTGGTGCGTGAACACGGCGTGGACGGGCTCACCATGGACGCGGTGGCCAAGCGCGCCGGTGTCGGCAAGGGGACCGTGTTCCGCCGCTTCGGCAACCGGACCGGACTGATGCTGGCCCTGCTCGACCACTCCGAACGCAAATTCCAGGAGGCGTTCATGTTCGGGCCGCCGCCGCTGGGCCCGGGCGCTTCGGCCGTCGAGCGGCTGGTGGAGTTCGGGCGGGCGCGGCTGCTCGATATCGAGGTCGAGGGCGAACTGCACCGGGCCGCGGAGATGGGCCCGCCCGGCGCACGCTACAGCGGACTGCCCTACAACCTGCTCAAAACCCATGTCGCGATGCTGCTGCGGGAAGCCGCCACCCCCGGCGACATCCCGCTGCTGGCCGATTCGCTGCTCGCCGCGTTGAGCGCGGCGCTGGTGCTGCACCAGATCCGGGCCCAGGGCTACACCAGGGACCAAATCGGCGATCACTGGGAAGGTCTCGTTCGGCGTGTGGCAGGGCCGGTGCCGCCAGTAGAGTGA
- the nadE gene encoding ammonia-dependent NAD(+) synthetase, whose amino-acid sequence MGNLRAQIIAELGVQPSIEPKTEVRRRIEFLKDYLRATPATGYVLGISGGQDSALAGRLCQLATEELLAEGVEATFIAVRLPYGVQSDEADARIAMNFVAPQRSVVVNVRPGANAVAAEVASGLQVPKLRDFVRGNIKARERMVIQYAIAGQENLLVVGTDHAAEAVTGFFTKFGDGGVDLTPLTGLTKRQGAALLQELGAPASIWSKVPTADLEDDRPALPDEEALGLRYSEIDDYLEGKEVSAEVAARVEDIYLKTRHKRTVPVTPLDDWWR is encoded by the coding sequence ATGGGGAACCTGCGTGCACAGATCATCGCCGAGCTCGGCGTCCAGCCGTCCATCGAGCCGAAGACCGAGGTCCGGCGCCGGATCGAATTCCTCAAGGATTACCTGCGCGCCACACCGGCCACCGGGTACGTCCTCGGCATCAGCGGTGGCCAGGACAGCGCCCTGGCCGGGCGGCTGTGCCAGCTGGCCACCGAGGAACTGCTGGCCGAGGGCGTCGAGGCCACCTTCATCGCGGTGCGCCTGCCCTACGGCGTGCAGTCCGATGAGGCCGACGCGCGGATCGCGATGAACTTCGTCGCGCCGCAGCGCTCGGTGGTGGTCAATGTCCGCCCCGGCGCCAATGCCGTTGCCGCCGAGGTCGCCTCGGGACTGCAGGTGCCCAAGCTGCGCGATTTCGTGCGCGGCAATATCAAGGCCAGGGAGCGGATGGTGATCCAGTACGCCATCGCCGGACAGGAGAACCTACTGGTGGTCGGCACCGATCACGCGGCCGAAGCGGTCACCGGGTTCTTCACCAAGTTCGGTGACGGCGGCGTCGACCTGACCCCGCTCACCGGCCTGACCAAGCGCCAGGGCGCGGCGCTGTTGCAGGAACTCGGCGCCCCGGCCTCGATCTGGTCCAAGGTGCCGACCGCCGACCTGGAAGACGATCGCCCCGCCCTGCCCGACGAGGAAGCACTCGGCCTGCGCTACAGCGAGATCGACGACTACCTCGAGGGCAAAGAGGTCAGCGCGGAGGTGGCCGCGCGGGTGGAAGACATCTACCTGAAGACGCGGCACAAGCGCACGGTTCCGGTCACCCCGCTCGACGACTGGTGGCGCTGA
- a CDS encoding RNA polymerase sigma factor translates to MTTDPAGFDRVYRAEFGRAVATLVRLTGDIGLAEDAVQEAFADALRTWPQRGVPENPGAWITTAARHRALDRLRRDSSRADKEFAAARLAPENEEPDVTSIADDQLRMIFTCCHPALAPESRVALTLRLVCGLRTAEIARAFLQPEPTVAQRLSRAKARIRDAGIPLRVPPPPLLPERMPAVLACIYLVFTEGYFATSGPDAVRDELCDEAIRLGTLLCELMPREPQARALLALMLLTDSRRTQRRTADGDLVPLDEQDRRGWDRAKIRAGLSCLVSAAEDGGGGKYLAQARIAAAHAVAPSWAQTDWAAIVSAYDDLAAQAWTPTVAVNRAVALGFRDGPEAGLGALDEVAGHRRLAGSHLVPATRADLLRRAGRNREAAQYYREALERVGNDPAARFLRRRLDEVIAAQTDAARTDVARTDVARTDVARTDVARTDAARPVNPEQPNQGSGSAAESASEPGGD, encoded by the coding sequence ATGACCACCGATCCGGCCGGATTCGACCGCGTCTACCGCGCCGAATTCGGCCGGGCGGTGGCCACCCTGGTACGGCTGACCGGTGATATCGGCCTGGCCGAGGACGCGGTGCAGGAAGCGTTCGCCGACGCCCTGCGCACCTGGCCGCAGCGCGGCGTGCCCGAGAACCCCGGCGCCTGGATCACCACCGCCGCCCGGCACCGCGCCCTCGACCGCCTCCGCCGGGATTCCTCGCGTGCGGACAAGGAATTCGCCGCCGCCCGCCTCGCACCCGAGAACGAGGAGCCGGACGTGACGTCGATCGCCGACGATCAACTGCGGATGATCTTCACCTGCTGCCATCCCGCGCTCGCCCCGGAGTCGCGGGTCGCGCTGACATTGCGGCTGGTCTGCGGACTGCGTACCGCCGAGATCGCGCGGGCCTTCCTGCAACCGGAACCCACGGTCGCGCAACGGCTCAGCCGGGCCAAGGCCAGGATCCGCGATGCGGGCATCCCGTTGCGCGTCCCGCCGCCCCCGCTGCTGCCCGAACGCATGCCCGCGGTCCTCGCCTGTATCTACCTGGTATTCACCGAAGGCTACTTCGCCACCTCGGGGCCGGACGCCGTACGCGACGAGCTGTGTGATGAGGCGATCCGGCTCGGCACGCTGCTGTGCGAGCTGATGCCGCGCGAACCACAGGCCAGGGCGCTGCTGGCGCTGATGCTGCTCACCGACAGCCGCCGCACGCAACGCCGCACCGCCGACGGCGATCTGGTCCCGCTCGACGAGCAGGATCGGCGCGGCTGGGACCGGGCCAAGATCCGCGCCGGGCTGTCCTGTCTGGTGTCGGCGGCCGAGGACGGTGGCGGCGGAAAGTATCTCGCGCAGGCCCGTATCGCCGCCGCCCATGCCGTGGCCCCGAGCTGGGCACAGACCGATTGGGCGGCCATCGTTTCCGCCTACGACGACCTCGCGGCCCAGGCCTGGACACCCACGGTCGCGGTGAATCGCGCCGTCGCCCTCGGTTTCCGGGACGGCCCCGAGGCCGGGCTCGGGGCCCTGGACGAGGTGGCCGGCCATCGTCGGCTCGCGGGCAGCCATCTGGTGCCGGCCACCCGCGCGGACCTGTTACGCCGGGCCGGCCGGAATCGCGAAGCGGCGCAGTACTATCGCGAAGCCCTGGAACGGGTCGGCAACGATCCGGCCGCCCGGTTCCTGCGGCGCCGCCTCGACGAGGTGATCGCCGCGCAAACCGATGCGGCGCGGACCGATGTGGCGCGGACCGATGTGGCGCGGACCGATGTGGCGCGGACCGATGTGGCGCGGACCGATGCGGCGCGGCCGGTGAACCCCGAGCAGCCGAACCAGGGGTCCGGCAGCGCAGCCGAATCCGCGAGTGAACCGGGCGGTGATTGA
- a CDS encoding YciI family protein — protein sequence MHYLALLVGREDEPQAQPDSAEFDAEVRLYAEFEERVTGAIAGGAALYPSSAAVNVTRDGDSTLITDGPFAEGAEVVGGFYVFEAADLDEIIGLARQLPAVESGAIELRPLVQWTPHEEPGADWWMALLWDRADAVIAPDTPEWEAALAEHQRFAEKAGAAIRGGGALRPPSSATTLRMRDGELSITDGPFGETAEVVDGLYLFAAPDRRAATEIAAQIPLGAKGRTELRQIVDLGQ from the coding sequence ATGCACTACCTGGCATTGCTCGTCGGACGCGAGGACGAACCGCAAGCCCAACCGGACAGCGCGGAGTTCGACGCGGAGGTCCGGCTCTACGCGGAATTCGAGGAGCGGGTCACCGGCGCCATCGCGGGCGGCGCTGCGCTGTATCCGTCCAGTGCGGCGGTCAACGTCACCCGTGACGGTGACAGCACGCTGATCACCGACGGCCCGTTCGCCGAGGGCGCGGAGGTGGTCGGCGGGTTCTACGTCTTCGAGGCGGCCGATCTGGACGAGATCATCGGGCTGGCCCGCCAGCTCCCGGCGGTCGAGTCGGGAGCGATCGAGTTGCGTCCGCTGGTGCAGTGGACTCCGCACGAAGAGCCCGGGGCCGACTGGTGGATGGCGCTGCTGTGGGATCGCGCCGACGCGGTGATCGCGCCGGACACCCCGGAATGGGAGGCCGCGCTCGCCGAACATCAGCGCTTCGCCGAGAAGGCCGGTGCCGCGATCCGCGGCGGGGGTGCGCTGCGGCCGCCGTCGTCGGCGACCACCTTGCGCATGCGCGACGGTGAACTGTCCATCACCGACGGCCCGTTCGGCGAAACGGCCGAGGTGGTCGACGGGCTCTACCTGTTCGCGGCGCCCGATCGGCGGGCGGCCACGGAGATCGCCGCGCAGATCCCGTTGGGCGCCAAGGGCCGCACCGAGCTGCGCCAGATCGTCGACCTCGGCCAGTAG
- a CDS encoding MoaD/ThiS family protein has translation MVEVRYFAAIADAVGKDTETLDLPAGATVGDLRTALARTYGPDLDKMLDVCAYLVDDELTRDAAVALSARVDVLPPFAGG, from the coding sequence GTGGTTGAGGTCCGCTATTTCGCCGCCATCGCCGACGCCGTCGGCAAGGACACCGAAACGCTCGACCTACCCGCCGGTGCCACCGTCGGTGACCTGCGCACCGCGCTGGCCCGCACCTACGGCCCCGACCTGGACAAGATGCTCGACGTCTGCGCCTACCTCGTCGACGACGAGCTCACCCGCGACGCCGCCGTGGCCTTGAGCGCACGCGTCGACGTGCTGCCCCCGTTCGCCGGCGGCTGA
- the moaA gene encoding GTP 3',8-cyclase MoaA, whose translation MTLVEMGIPAVRSGRPSLDGRPETPLLVDRFGRVARDLRVSITEKCSLRCTYCMPEEGLPAIPREELLTAAEIVRLVTLAVRELGVREVRFTGGEPLMRRDLEQIIAGCHAQVPETPLAMTTNGVGLEHRAAALARAGLGRVNVSLDTVDRFGFATLTRRDRLDSVLAGIRAARDAGLAPMKVNAVLMRQTLDGAPDLLRWCLDEGCELRFIEEMPLDADHEWARKNMVTAAELLDVLGTRFELTAAGRSDPSAPAESWLVDGGPATVGIIASVTRKFCDTCDRTRLTADGMLRSCLFSDQEFDLRAVLRAGADDAEIAQLWRGAMWNKWAGHGIDAADFVPPERTMGAIGG comes from the coding sequence GTGACGCTGGTCGAGATGGGCATCCCCGCCGTGCGGTCCGGGCGTCCCTCGCTCGACGGCCGCCCCGAAACACCCCTGCTGGTGGACCGATTCGGCCGCGTCGCGCGCGATCTGCGCGTCTCCATCACCGAGAAATGCTCGCTGCGCTGCACCTACTGCATGCCCGAAGAGGGCCTGCCCGCCATTCCTCGCGAGGAATTGCTGACCGCCGCCGAGATCGTGCGGTTGGTCACCCTCGCGGTGCGTGAGCTGGGCGTGCGCGAGGTCCGCTTCACCGGCGGCGAGCCGCTCATGCGCCGCGATCTGGAGCAGATCATCGCCGGCTGTCACGCGCAGGTCCCCGAGACGCCGCTGGCCATGACCACCAATGGCGTCGGCCTGGAACATCGGGCCGCCGCGCTGGCCCGGGCCGGGCTGGGCCGGGTCAATGTCTCCCTCGACACCGTCGACCGCTTCGGCTTCGCCACCCTCACCCGCCGCGACCGGCTCGATTCGGTGCTCGCCGGGATCCGGGCCGCCCGCGATGCCGGTCTGGCGCCGATGAAGGTCAACGCGGTGCTGATGCGCCAGACCCTCGACGGTGCCCCCGATCTGCTGCGCTGGTGCCTGGACGAGGGCTGTGAGCTGCGGTTCATCGAGGAAATGCCGCTGGACGCCGACCACGAGTGGGCGCGCAAGAATATGGTGACCGCCGCCGAACTGCTCGACGTGCTCGGCACACGCTTCGAACTCACCGCCGCCGGACGATCGGATCCGTCGGCTCCCGCGGAGAGCTGGCTGGTCGATGGCGGCCCCGCGACCGTCGGCATCATCGCCTCGGTGACCAGGAAGTTCTGCGACACCTGCGACCGCACCCGGCTCACCGCCGACGGCATGCTGCGCTCGTGCCTGTTCAGCGATCAGGAGTTCGATCTGCGCGCGGTGCTGCGCGCTGGCGCGGACGACGCCGAGATCGCGCAGCTGTGGCGGGGCGCGATGTGGAACAAGTGGGCGGGCCACGGCATCGACGCGGCCGATTTCGTCCCACCCGAACGGACGATGGGAGCCATCGGTGGTTGA
- the glp gene encoding gephyrin-like molybdotransferase Glp gives MTTRSATVAVRSVDDYRDSIEALLRPLAARPVETVAVSAALGRQLADTVRAPVDLPVFRNSAMDGYAVRAADVAVTPVTLPLSGVIAAGDPGREPLAPGTARKVMTGAPLPPGADCVVPVEDARGEAGGVVVERGRSRGEFVREPGTDVRAGDELVAAGTLLAPRHIAALAAVGLPAVRVFEPIRAAVITSGDELVPAGTALGPGQIYDSNGIALAAALTANGVTVTAVEHSGDQPAQFRRTLSAATRSADVVFTTGGVSKGDFEVVKDVLEPMGGQFGPVAVQPGGPQGLTVVDGVPVLSFPGNPVSAMVSFEVFARPMLRRLAGLGEVEVFELPLLSAIRSPQGRRQFLRGRLAHTAGGPRAVEVVSGPGSHLVASMAAADVLIDVPAEVGELPVGAPVRVWSL, from the coding sequence ATGACAACCCGGTCCGCCACCGTCGCCGTTCGGTCCGTCGACGACTACCGCGACAGCATCGAGGCGCTGCTGCGGCCGCTCGCGGCGCGACCGGTCGAGACCGTCGCGGTGTCGGCCGCCCTCGGCAGGCAGTTGGCCGATACCGTGCGCGCGCCCGTCGACCTGCCGGTGTTCCGCAATTCCGCGATGGACGGGTACGCGGTGCGCGCCGCCGACGTGGCCGTCACCCCGGTGACGTTGCCGCTGTCGGGGGTGATCGCGGCCGGCGATCCGGGTCGGGAACCGCTGGCGCCGGGCACCGCCCGCAAGGTGATGACGGGCGCGCCGCTGCCGCCGGGCGCCGATTGCGTGGTCCCGGTGGAGGACGCTCGCGGCGAGGCGGGTGGCGTCGTCGTCGAGCGGGGCCGCAGCCGAGGCGAATTCGTCCGCGAACCGGGTACCGATGTGCGCGCCGGTGACGAACTGGTCGCCGCGGGCACCTTGCTGGCGCCCCGCCATATCGCGGCGCTGGCCGCGGTCGGACTGCCGGCGGTGCGGGTGTTCGAGCCGATCCGGGCAGCGGTCATCACCAGCGGCGACGAGCTGGTGCCCGCCGGAACCGCGCTGGGCCCGGGGCAGATCTACGACTCGAACGGCATCGCACTGGCCGCCGCGCTCACCGCGAACGGCGTCACCGTCACCGCTGTCGAGCACAGCGGTGACCAGCCCGCGCAATTCCGCCGGACCCTGTCGGCCGCAACGCGTTCGGCGGACGTCGTGTTCACTACCGGCGGGGTGTCCAAGGGCGATTTCGAGGTGGTCAAGGATGTGCTGGAACCGATGGGCGGGCAGTTCGGCCCGGTCGCGGTGCAGCCCGGCGGCCCGCAGGGGCTGACGGTCGTCGACGGCGTTCCGGTGCTCAGCTTCCCCGGTAATCCGGTCAGCGCGATGGTCTCGTTCGAGGTGTTCGCGCGGCCGATGCTGCGCAGGCTGGCCGGGCTGGGCGAGGTCGAGGTGTTCGAGCTGCCGCTGCTGAGCGCCATCCGCTCACCGCAGGGCCGCCGCCAGTTCCTGCGCGGGCGGCTGGCCCACACCGCGGGTGGGCCGCGCGCGGTGGAGGTGGTGTCCGGGCCGGGTTCGCATCTGGTGGCGAGCATGGCCGCGGCCGATGTGCTCATCGATGTGCCCGCCGAGGTCGGTGAGCTGCCGGTCGGCGCGCCTGTGCGAGTGTGGTCGCTGTGA